A region of uncultured Desulfobacter sp. DNA encodes the following proteins:
- a CDS encoding TonB-dependent receptor, producing MKRVLMKLSALFLLMTPSWTGAQEIDKAETQAENVDSSVIQSGTETDAERDKVYMKIGEITVTGKALYLTTADAPASVDVIGSDQIEAENVDFSMELLKKVPGFYYGDWNQGVTSAIASLRGFDNNHDSPVSLIVDGIPHNLGGSMDIQPFFPLEIERIEVVKGTGDSRYGLLNIAGNINLHTKQGGNFTKAKLLTGSYSTYDASIITAKEENGFSQTYFVGYRETEGYREHSDVQKGAASGKWFYTSNDQNFSIGAIARVFGMDANAPGYISKTDAESDPTKMADWAYSDGGERENQHISTHLDYVFSDQLTWSFKTYYQHRENTRWCRWSWSGSQQERYADNDQYGGVSTLSYELENTFIPRLTLNWGLDYQHSDDISATWYSNDRVRQGDAVKYYDQTWYYWGSYVQADGDVNDWLRLTAGLRVDSFDGDMTNKVSGLSTDMVDMDFIWQPKAGFIITPLEGYNFYGNYGRSFQTPGSPTLYGQSSSGTAISSDVSYSRNDGWELGIKASPKNWIAVRLDYWEMKATDEVREKGDGSLDLINAGETNRKGWDFSVSVRPHEWVSVWGSCSIIEAKYTDPGPTYSNIKGNDIENVPEFTSKIGVDFAHPCGFFSNFWLEMQGDYYVDSANSVEKDGAYNILNGSVGFKWNKATIGLDIKNIFDTNYCSFVWYNDNGYNPGDGRSAYLWVALDF from the coding sequence ATGAAACGCGTATTGATGAAGTTGAGTGCTCTGTTTCTGCTGATGACGCCTTCATGGACGGGTGCACAAGAAATTGACAAAGCAGAAACCCAGGCCGAAAATGTTGATTCGTCTGTTATTCAATCGGGAACCGAAACCGATGCAGAGCGGGACAAGGTATATATGAAGATAGGTGAAATTACGGTCACAGGGAAGGCATTATACCTGACAACGGCCGATGCCCCGGCCTCGGTGGATGTTATTGGCTCCGACCAGATTGAAGCTGAAAATGTTGATTTCAGTATGGAGCTGCTAAAAAAGGTACCGGGATTTTACTATGGGGACTGGAACCAGGGGGTTACTTCAGCCATTGCCTCTTTGCGGGGATTTGACAACAATCATGATTCGCCGGTCAGCCTGATTGTGGACGGCATCCCCCACAATCTTGGCGGCAGTATGGATATCCAGCCCTTTTTTCCCCTGGAGATTGAGCGTATTGAGGTGGTCAAAGGAACCGGCGATTCCCGCTACGGTTTGCTGAACATTGCCGGCAACATCAACCTGCACACCAAGCAGGGAGGCAATTTCACCAAGGCCAAACTGTTGACCGGCAGTTATTCAACCTATGATGCCAGTATCATCACAGCAAAGGAGGAGAACGGATTCAGCCAGACCTACTTTGTTGGATACCGGGAAACGGAAGGCTACCGTGAGCACTCTGACGTTCAGAAGGGCGCTGCCTCCGGAAAATGGTTTTATACCAGTAACGACCAGAATTTCTCCATTGGCGCCATTGCAAGGGTTTTCGGCATGGATGCCAATGCACCGGGCTATATCAGTAAAACAGATGCCGAATCCGATCCCACGAAAATGGCGGACTGGGCCTATTCCGACGGAGGGGAGCGGGAGAACCAGCACATCAGCACCCATCTGGATTATGTATTTTCAGACCAGTTAACCTGGTCCTTTAAAACCTATTACCAGCATCGGGAAAATACACGGTGGTGCCGGTGGAGCTGGTCTGGGTCACAGCAGGAACGATATGCTGACAATGATCAATATGGTGGAGTTTCCACCCTGTCCTATGAACTTGAGAATACGTTTATTCCCCGGCTCACCCTTAACTGGGGCCTGGATTACCAGCACTCGGATGACATCTCCGCAACCTGGTATTCCAATGACCGGGTTCGCCAGGGGGATGCTGTGAAATATTACGATCAGACCTGGTACTACTGGGGAAGCTATGTACAGGCCGATGGCGATGTCAATGACTGGCTGCGCCTGACCGCTGGGCTGCGCGTGGACAGTTTTGACGGGGACATGACCAATAAGGTCTCCGGGTTGAGTACGGACATGGTGGATATGGACTTTATCTGGCAGCCCAAGGCTGGATTTATCATCACTCCCCTGGAGGGTTACAATTTTTACGGAAACTATGGCCGGTCTTTTCAAACACCAGGTTCTCCCACCCTGTATGGCCAAAGCTCTTCAGGAACTGCCATATCCAGCGATGTTTCCTATTCCAGGAACGACGGATGGGAACTTGGCATTAAAGCATCTCCTAAAAATTGGATCGCCGTGCGTTTAGACTATTGGGAAATGAAAGCCACAGATGAGGTCCGGGAAAAAGGTGATGGCTCATTGGATCTTATCAACGCCGGTGAAACCAACCGCAAGGGCTGGGACTTTTCTGTCAGTGTCCGTCCCCATGAATGGGTCTCTGTGTGGGGATCCTGCTCCATTATTGAGGCCAAGTATACAGACCCCGGCCCGACATATTCGAATATTAAAGGCAATGATATCGAAAATGTTCCGGAATTCACCTCAAAGATTGGTGTGGATTTTGCCCATCCTTGCGGTTTCTTTTCCAACTTCTGGCTTGAGATGCAGGGCGATTACTATGTTGACTCTGCCAATTCCGTGGAAAAGGACGGGGCGTATAATATCCTTAACGGCTCTGTGGGGTTCAAGTGGAACAAGGCCACCATTGGTCTGGATATCAAAAATATATTTGATACAAATTATTGCTCCTTTGTTTGGTATAACGATAACGGATACAACCCTGGAGACGGCAGAAGCGCCTACTTATGGGTTGCTTTGGACTTTTAA
- a CDS encoding DUF4198 domain-containing protein: MKTKIMLLLLMITTALCTQAFGHELWVNALPIENGLFRADIGYGHAFPAPEPIADDRLHIFKPLVLVTPEKEMAMVQSGENYAYQIKTDLKKETCMVLGFYRPTFWSKGVSGWAQTDRLQRPDANYVEEAVMYGKTIVNINGATDDALIKKPVGMRLEIVPLVNPATVKAGDKFPMQVICDGQGAKLTEVTGCFAGFSDKGYMAFSGRTDLKGLIDFIPLKPGYWIVKAKQALEHQDKKRADEVVLLSTLTFTIME, translated from the coding sequence ATGAAAACAAAAATAATGTTGTTGCTTCTTATGATTACAACCGCACTTTGCACCCAGGCCTTTGGCCATGAACTCTGGGTTAATGCCCTGCCTATTGAAAACGGACTGTTCCGGGCGGATATCGGATATGGGCATGCCTTTCCCGCGCCCGAACCCATTGCCGATGATCGGCTGCACATTTTCAAGCCCCTGGTGCTGGTTACACCGGAAAAAGAGATGGCGATGGTTCAGTCCGGGGAAAACTATGCGTATCAGATAAAAACAGACCTTAAAAAAGAGACCTGTATGGTCTTGGGGTTCTACCGCCCGACGTTCTGGTCCAAGGGCGTTTCCGGTTGGGCCCAGACAGACCGGCTTCAGCGCCCGGATGCAAATTACGTTGAAGAGGCTGTAATGTACGGCAAAACCATTGTTAACATCAACGGGGCCACAGACGATGCCCTGATCAAAAAGCCTGTGGGAATGCGCCTTGAAATTGTCCCGCTGGTCAATCCGGCCACAGTAAAGGCTGGAGATAAATTCCCCATGCAGGTCATCTGCGACGGGCAAGGGGCCAAACTCACCGAAGTAACGGGATGTTTTGCCGGGTTTTCGGACAAAGGCTATATGGCCTTTTCCGGAAGGACTGACCTTAAGGGCCTGATAGATTTTATTCCGCTGAAACCAGGTTACTGGATTGTAAAGGCCAAACAGGCCCTTGAGCACCAGGACAAAAAACGGGCAGACGAGGTGGTTCTATTATCCACCCTGACCTTTACCATCATGGAATAG
- the phrB gene encoding deoxyribodipyrimidine photo-lyase, with product MQLIWFRRDLRTQDNTALHGAVSYARAHNEAVTAIFVATPDQWAGHDMAPIQADLIYRRLFALQKDLQGLHIELLYKETKNFEEAARHVAATAERLQAGALWFNREYALNEYRRDLLAEKLMTVQGRKANACHDTCLCPPGTVLNRQGTYYKVFTPFARACNEQLQGLVPSLQPLEPVAKAELPLDIQGSILSPEQPFSYPRLSSSAYHAGTKAIHKKLTDFCAGPMNAYDQKRDFPAVAGTSGLSPYLAIGALSARTCLSGLISAHRNDPGCLGGAVWKNELLWRDFYHHLMFFIPGLSRQECFHAWGDRLWWDDNPERFAAWQAGKTGYPIVDAAMRQLNQTGWMHNRLRMIVASFLTKDLHIDWHHGQAYFMRHLVDGDFAANNGGWQWSASTGCDAQPFFRIFNPVSQGKKFDPGGRFVRTWLPELQQVPDRYVHCPWIWSGSREIAYPAPIVDHSQERLIALQRYSKESKRN from the coding sequence ATGCAGCTGATCTGGTTCAGACGGGATTTGCGCACCCAGGACAACACGGCGTTGCATGGGGCTGTGAGCTATGCCCGGGCACACAATGAAGCGGTGACGGCCATCTTTGTGGCCACCCCGGATCAATGGGCCGGGCACGATATGGCTCCGATCCAGGCCGATCTTATTTACAGGCGGCTCTTTGCCCTTCAAAAAGATCTGCAGGGGTTGCACATTGAACTTTTGTACAAAGAGACAAAAAACTTTGAAGAGGCGGCAAGGCATGTGGCGGCCACGGCTGAACGTCTGCAGGCCGGCGCACTGTGGTTTAACCGTGAATACGCACTCAACGAATACAGGCGCGATCTCCTGGCCGAGAAACTGATGACTGTCCAGGGCCGGAAGGCCAATGCCTGCCATGATACCTGCCTGTGCCCGCCCGGCACGGTTCTTAACCGACAGGGAACTTACTATAAGGTTTTTACGCCCTTTGCCCGTGCCTGCAATGAGCAGCTGCAGGGGCTTGTGCCGTCTTTACAGCCGCTGGAACCCGTGGCCAAGGCTGAACTGCCTTTGGACATACAAGGTTCAATCCTGTCGCCGGAACAGCCCTTCAGCTATCCCAGACTGTCCAGTTCGGCATATCATGCCGGCACAAAAGCCATCCATAAAAAATTGACTGATTTCTGCGCAGGCCCCATGAACGCCTATGACCAGAAACGGGACTTTCCGGCCGTTGCCGGAACCAGCGGACTTTCCCCCTACCTTGCCATTGGCGCATTATCGGCGCGAACGTGTCTGTCCGGTCTTATCTCAGCACACCGGAACGACCCGGGCTGCCTGGGTGGTGCTGTTTGGAAAAACGAACTGTTATGGCGGGATTTTTATCATCATTTGATGTTTTTTATCCCCGGGCTCAGTCGGCAGGAGTGTTTCCATGCCTGGGGAGACAGGCTTTGGTGGGATGACAATCCCGAACGTTTTGCGGCCTGGCAGGCGGGAAAAACAGGATATCCCATTGTTGATGCGGCCATGCGCCAGCTTAACCAGACCGGCTGGATGCACAACCGGCTGCGCATGATTGTGGCAAGCTTTTTGACCAAAGACCTTCATATTGACTGGCACCATGGCCAGGCCTATTTTATGCGTCACCTGGTGGATGGTGATTTTGCCGCCAATAATGGCGGCTGGCAGTGGTCTGCATCCACCGGTTGTGACGCCCAGCCCTTTTTTCGCATCTTCAACCCTGTCAGCCAGGGGAAAAAATTTGATCCCGGGGGACGGTTTGTCCGGACCTGGCTTCCTGAGCTTCAGCAGGTTCCGGACCGCTATGTCCATTGTCCCTGGATATGGTCCGGCAGCAGGGAGATCGCATATCCCGCCCCCATTGTGGACCATTCACAAGAGCGCCTTATTGCCCTTCAACGTTATTCCAAAGAAAGTAAAAGGAATTGA
- a CDS encoding GAF domain-containing protein, giving the protein MDNAVERKFSLEQFRAISHAISTYDDLELLLTHITEGVARSFKIKGCCIHVLDEKENQLFMVSSYGISREYLEKGPIFIDEKDSALVKGEPVFIEDIQTDARVQYPKQAADENIASMLSIPIKYRGTVTGVLRMYHHEALAINAQDLESLSVLLEHLGVVIENNGLKNVIDQLKVVMDNLPPRVFS; this is encoded by the coding sequence ATGGACAATGCAGTGGAACGTAAGTTTAGCCTGGAGCAATTCAGGGCCATCAGCCATGCGATTTCAACCTATGATGATCTTGAACTTTTGCTGACACATATCACAGAAGGCGTTGCCAGGTCTTTTAAAATTAAGGGATGCTGCATCCATGTTCTGGATGAAAAGGAAAATCAACTTTTTATGGTGAGCAGCTACGGCATCAGCCGGGAATACCTGGAAAAGGGACCCATATTTATTGATGAAAAGGACTCTGCCCTTGTAAAGGGGGAGCCGGTTTTTATTGAGGATATTCAGACCGATGCCAGGGTTCAGTATCCGAAACAAGCGGCTGATGAAAATATCGCATCCATGCTCTCAATACCCATTAAATACAGAGGGACGGTTACAGGGGTGTTGCGCATGTATCACCACGAAGCCCTTGCCATCAACGCCCAGGATCTGGAGTCTTTATCCGTCTTACTTGAGCATCTGGGGGTGGTCATTGAAAACAACGGCCTTAAAAATGTGATTGACCAATTGAAAGTGGTCATGGACAATTTGCCGCCCAGAGTTTTTTCTTAG
- a CDS encoding protein kinase, which produces MGKAFIRDTSNFYSIDSGDILYVNDQTYKVIGHAKEQRFGIGDPKFWVKKVINQKTEEIQYIKLAFFESFQITLGEVKINCFRSPEKEGKILELVEGHSLFMQGKAFNDEKGNNVRVLDVVRGQNFLQYLGNFSDMTYPVYFRTILPGILRQLSQAFEAISFLHRNGFKHGDIRNDHLFVEKATGNYVWIDFDYDYETTENPFSLDIFGLGNILTYAIGKGFHTVYMIQNERDTYGDLIDRLTEADFSILDKRRLVNLRKLYPIIPSTMNNILMHFSKYSEIFYEMVDEIIEDINRCGQAFDEL; this is translated from the coding sequence ATGGGAAAAGCATTCATCCGGGATACCAGTAATTTTTATTCAATAGACAGCGGAGATATCCTCTATGTCAACGACCAGACATATAAGGTGATCGGCCATGCCAAAGAACAGCGTTTCGGAATCGGGGATCCGAAGTTCTGGGTTAAAAAGGTGATTAACCAGAAAACCGAGGAAATTCAATATATCAAACTGGCCTTTTTTGAATCTTTCCAGATAACCCTTGGCGAGGTGAAAATTAATTGTTTTCGCAGCCCTGAAAAAGAGGGAAAAATTCTTGAGCTGGTAGAGGGCCACTCCCTGTTTATGCAGGGAAAGGCATTCAACGATGAAAAGGGGAATAATGTCCGGGTTCTTGACGTGGTCAGGGGACAGAATTTTTTACAATATCTTGGCAATTTCAGTGATATGACCTATCCGGTTTACTTTCGGACCATACTTCCGGGTATCCTTCGACAACTGTCACAGGCCTTTGAGGCAATCAGTTTTTTACACAGAAACGGTTTCAAGCACGGGGATATCAGAAACGACCACCTCTTTGTGGAAAAGGCGACGGGCAACTACGTATGGATTGATTTTGACTACGACTACGAGACAACTGAAAATCCATTCAGTTTAGATATATTCGGCTTAGGCAATATTTTAACTTACGCCATCGGCAAGGGATTTCATACAGTTTACATGATTCAGAATGAGAGGGATACTTATGGGGATTTGATTGACCGGCTGACTGAAGCTGATTTCTCCATACTGGATAAAAGACGGTTGGTCAACTTAAGAAAATTGTATCCTATCATCCCAAGTACGATGAATAACATTCTGATGCACTTTTCAAAATATTCTGAAATTTTTTACGAGATGGTTGACGAAATCATTGAGGATATTAACAGATGTGGCCAGGCGTTTGACGAGTTATAG
- a CDS encoding universal stress protein — translation MKQSILIAVNDSFSSRSTLNFFSKLKFRPDSIDVTLIHVFRKPAAGDELMGKKFMDAQPERYLAILEKAKASLVEESGIPEENIHVKIVNEPCQTVADGIIEEFKKGGHSMIVIGRRKKSKAEEFVKGDLCIKLVRELEGAAILAVKTH, via the coding sequence ATGAAGCAATCCATACTCATCGCTGTAAACGATTCATTTAGTTCAAGATCTACATTGAATTTTTTTTCAAAGCTTAAATTTCGTCCTGACAGCATTGATGTAACTTTGATCCATGTGTTTAGAAAACCTGCTGCCGGAGATGAACTCATGGGGAAAAAATTTATGGACGCCCAGCCTGAAAGATATCTGGCTATTCTTGAAAAGGCCAAGGCATCCCTGGTGGAAGAGTCCGGTATCCCTGAAGAAAATATTCATGTTAAAATCGTCAATGAACCCTGTCAGACAGTTGCGGACGGGATTATTGAAGAGTTTAAAAAGGGAGGCCATTCCATGATTGTCATTGGCCGAAGGAAAAAATCAAAGGCCGAGGAGTTTGTCAAAGGCGATCTTTGTATCAAGCTGGTCCGTGAGCTTGAGGGGGCTGCTATTTTAGCGGTCAAGACCCATTAG
- a CDS encoding adenosine-specific kinase yields MELISVTIENPEELNFILGHSHFIKTVEDIHEAIVCTVPNAKFGVAFCEASGECLIRHSGTDEQMLELAKKNAQALSAGHTFIIFMKDMFPINIVNTIQAVPEVVRIHCATANPVQVIMAQTGQGRGILGVVDGFSSKGVETPEDIEKRKGFLRMIGYKL; encoded by the coding sequence ATGGAATTAATCAGCGTAACCATAGAAAATCCGGAAGAACTCAACTTTATCCTGGGTCATTCCCATTTTATCAAAACCGTTGAAGACATTCATGAGGCCATTGTCTGCACCGTTCCCAACGCCAAATTCGGCGTGGCGTTCTGCGAGGCTTCCGGGGAGTGCCTGATCCGTCATTCCGGCACTGACGAACAGATGCTTGAGCTTGCGAAAAAGAACGCCCAGGCTCTGTCAGCAGGCCATACCTTTATCATTTTCATGAAAGACATGTTCCCCATCAACATCGTGAACACCATCCAGGCTGTTCCCGAGGTAGTTCGCATCCACTGCGCCACTGCCAACCCCGTACAGGTGATCATGGCCCAGACCGGCCAAGGCAGAGGCATCCTGGGGGTGGTGGACGGTTTTTCCTCCAAGGGCGTTGAAACCCCGGAAGATATTGAAAAACGCAAAGGTTTTCTAAGAATGATCGGCTACAAGCTGTAA